Proteins encoded together in one Bacteroides ovatus window:
- a CDS encoding RagB/SusD family nutrient uptake outer membrane protein gives MKYKNVLYTAVISTLCLGITSCSDFLDEMPDNRTELTTEESITKVLVSAYPMTTNCHIGEFYSDNIDENSKAYSYLFRLNEHLYRWQQTTEENQDSPHALWNDCYNSIASANQALAAIEQMGNPQSLSAQRGEALICRAYNHFVLATTFCKAYGTNADKDLGIPYIKEPETSVNPQYSRGTVAEVYQNIAADLEEGLPLIDDNIYSRVKYHFNKKAAYAFAARFYLYYTQPDFSNCQKVINYANIVLGTNASQYLRDWAALGALSPNKNIQPNAYVDADNRANLLVISAASYWPLVSDPGYANCERYCMNNITASESCKSEGPWGDQSSYHQIPFAPGGSIKNGFRRLVIYQQFTSGNSWVGYMLYPAFTTDEALLCRAEAYTLLKRYDEAAADIDAWQKAFTKNTQTLSKETINDFYAQLKYYTPEAPTVKKELHPDFVIEKGMQENLIHCILHARRLLTLEEGLRWQDIKRYGIVIYRRYYEGYTLVNITDKMDTNDPRRAIQLPSSVITAGMQPNPRND, from the coding sequence ATGAAATATAAAAACGTATTATATACAGCAGTCATTTCAACCTTATGCCTGGGAATAACCTCCTGTAGTGATTTTTTGGATGAAATGCCGGACAACCGAACTGAGCTAACTACCGAAGAGAGCATTACCAAAGTATTGGTATCTGCATACCCAATGACCACCAACTGTCATATAGGCGAATTCTACAGTGACAACATTGATGAAAATAGTAAAGCATACAGCTATCTTTTCCGGTTAAACGAGCACTTGTATCGCTGGCAGCAAACCACTGAAGAGAATCAAGACTCACCTCATGCCTTATGGAATGATTGTTATAACTCGATTGCATCGGCCAACCAAGCCCTGGCAGCCATCGAGCAAATGGGAAACCCTCAATCATTGTCAGCACAAAGAGGTGAAGCTCTAATATGTCGCGCATATAATCATTTCGTACTAGCTACCACATTCTGCAAAGCGTATGGTACAAATGCAGATAAAGACCTAGGTATACCTTACATAAAGGAACCGGAAACATCTGTAAATCCACAATACTCACGCGGAACTGTTGCTGAAGTCTATCAAAATATCGCAGCCGATTTAGAAGAAGGATTGCCTCTAATCGACGACAATATTTACTCACGAGTGAAATATCATTTTAATAAAAAGGCTGCCTATGCATTTGCTGCCCGCTTTTATCTATATTACACACAGCCGGATTTTTCTAACTGCCAGAAGGTTATCAATTATGCCAATATAGTACTCGGCACGAATGCTTCCCAATATTTACGTGACTGGGCTGCATTAGGAGCTTTATCTCCCAACAAGAACATACAGCCGAACGCTTATGTAGATGCAGATAATCGGGCAAATCTACTGGTAATATCAGCAGCTTCATATTGGCCATTGGTTTCCGATCCGGGTTATGCCAACTGTGAAAGATACTGCATGAATAATATTACTGCCTCGGAAAGTTGTAAATCCGAAGGTCCATGGGGAGACCAGTCAAGCTACCACCAAATCCCATTTGCGCCTGGTGGCTCTATCAAGAACGGATTCCGCCGTTTAGTCATCTATCAGCAGTTCACATCAGGCAACAGCTGGGTCGGTTATATGCTGTATCCTGCTTTCACTACCGATGAAGCATTACTTTGCCGGGCTGAAGCTTACACATTACTAAAACGTTACGACGAAGCTGCAGCCGATATAGACGCCTGGCAGAAAGCCTTTACGAAAAATACACAAACCTTGTCCAAAGAGACAATCAATGATTTTTATGCTCAATTAAAATATTACACACCGGAAGCCCCGACGGTAAAAAAGGAATTGCATCCGGATTTTGTAATAGAAAAAGGAATGCAAGAGAATCTGATACACTGTATTCTACATGCGAGACGCCTGTTAACTTTAGAAGAGGGACTTAGATGGCAAGATATAAAGCGCTATGGCATTGTAATCTACCGCCG